A single Clavibacter nebraskensis NCPPB 2581 DNA region contains:
- a CDS encoding DUF2017 family protein, whose product MRAFRARPDGTVAAHLEPHEVAMLRGLLGELRGILDEGSAPGGATDGAAPSPVVARLLPDAYPDDPESSAEFRRFTASDLSEAKAANAATVEATLAEADARGAGRRGLLVVLDPTGVQAWLRTLNDLRLAISVPLRIDEAEGWRDRAPEESASLYDWLTFAQGSLIEAVDR is encoded by the coding sequence GTGAGGGCCTTCCGCGCGCGCCCCGACGGGACGGTCGCCGCTCACCTCGAGCCGCACGAGGTCGCCATGCTGCGCGGACTCCTCGGCGAGCTGCGCGGGATCCTGGACGAGGGGTCCGCGCCCGGCGGCGCCACGGACGGCGCCGCCCCCTCCCCCGTCGTCGCGCGCCTGCTGCCCGACGCCTACCCGGACGACCCCGAGTCCTCCGCCGAGTTCCGGCGGTTCACGGCGTCCGACCTCAGCGAGGCGAAGGCCGCGAACGCCGCCACGGTGGAGGCGACGCTGGCGGAGGCCGACGCGCGCGGGGCCGGCCGCCGCGGGCTCCTCGTGGTGCTGGATCCGACGGGCGTCCAGGCGTGGCTCCGGACGCTCAACGACCTCCGGCTCGCGATCTCGGTGCCGCTGCGCATCGACGAGGCCGAGGGCTGGCGCGACCGCGCGCCGGAGGAGAGCGCGAGCCTCTACGACTGGCTGACGTTCGCGCAGGGTTCGCTCATCGAGGCCGTCGACCGCTGA
- the clpS gene encoding ATP-dependent Clp protease adapter ClpS, with protein MTTSTADARAPRLLTVARRAADPPAGDPGSGTSTGSDTSLLERAATPPVWSCVVWNDPVNLMTYVSYVFRSYFGFTRERADELMLRVHEDGRAVVATGIREEIERHVLAMHGFGLWATLERVDA; from the coding sequence ATGACCACCAGCACCGCGGACGCCCGCGCCCCGCGCCTCCTGACCGTCGCTCGCCGCGCCGCCGACCCGCCCGCGGGCGACCCCGGCTCCGGCACGAGCACGGGATCCGACACGAGCCTGCTCGAGCGCGCGGCGACGCCGCCGGTGTGGAGCTGCGTCGTGTGGAACGACCCCGTGAACCTCATGACGTACGTCTCCTACGTGTTCCGCAGCTACTTCGGCTTCACCCGCGAGCGCGCCGACGAGCTGATGCTCCGCGTGCACGAGGACGGCCGTGCGGTCGTCGCGACGGGGATCCGCGAGGAGATCGAGCGCCACGTGCTCGCGATGCACGGCTTCGGCCTCTGGGCGACGCTCGAGCGGGTGGACGCGTGA
- a CDS encoding response regulator transcription factor, producing MTDSSTPVRMLIVDDQALVRMGFRMVLDAEPGIDVVGEAADGRAAVQRTGELAPDIVLMDVRMPGMDGIAATAEIVARHPATRVIVLTTFDLDEYAFAGLRAGASGFLVKDTRPEHLMEAIRAVADGDAAISPRVTRRMIELLGPTMPPTGGAAGTGEGAADPRLRPLTARELEVLTALAEGLTNQEIAGRLYLSESTVKTHVGRVLAKLEVRDRVQAVILAYDCGLVRPGA from the coding sequence ATGACCGACAGCAGCACACCCGTCCGCATGCTCATCGTGGACGACCAGGCGCTCGTGCGCATGGGCTTCCGCATGGTGCTCGATGCGGAGCCCGGGATCGACGTGGTGGGCGAGGCCGCCGACGGCCGCGCGGCCGTGCAGCGCACCGGCGAGCTCGCCCCCGACATCGTGCTCATGGACGTGCGCATGCCCGGCATGGACGGGATCGCGGCCACCGCCGAGATCGTCGCCCGACATCCGGCGACGCGCGTCATCGTGCTGACCACGTTCGACCTCGACGAGTACGCGTTCGCGGGGCTGCGCGCCGGGGCGAGCGGCTTCCTCGTCAAGGACACGCGGCCCGAGCACCTGATGGAGGCGATCCGCGCGGTCGCGGACGGCGACGCCGCCATCTCGCCCCGGGTGACGCGCCGCATGATCGAGCTGCTCGGGCCGACGATGCCCCCGACCGGCGGCGCGGCCGGCACCGGGGAGGGCGCCGCCGACCCGCGGCTGCGGCCCCTGACCGCGCGGGAGCTGGAGGTGCTCACGGCGCTGGCCGAGGGGCTCACCAACCAGGAGATCGCGGGCCGCCTGTACCTGTCGGAGTCGACGGTGAAGACGCACGTGGGGCGGGTGCTCGCGAAGCTCGAGGTGCGGGACCGCGTGCAGGCCGTGATCCTCGCGTACGACTGCGGGCTCGTGCGCCCCGGTGCATGA
- a CDS encoding sensor histidine kinase, producing the protein MARHPRTVDAVIAIAFTLLSVSAAPVVDSRSPAVPGVVALAALSVLTGVALMFRRSRPVAVLAVTGAAAAAAALVSGSFDGGAVPLALYALAVYGSSRRAWIGFGGVAVLIAVVAPSTAGQGPMALSIATMLLVNLILPLIATLIGTNVGGRKRYVEALRDLAVQLARERDQQARLATAAERTRIAREIHDIVAHGITVMVTLADGAAASAVARPELARDAMREVAETGRTSLSEMRRMLGVLAEDPDAGDAAPPSLRAPQPGHADLAALVDSFRSTGLPVRFTSTGAPPDDPGRQLAVFRVVQESLTNVLRYAPNADRVEVRVDHRPEEITVEVTDDDLTGPVVPPVPGSGRGLVGVAERMAVYDGTATAGRRETGGWRVLATMPSGLHDVRPGDASRAADPTTSPRVQEDR; encoded by the coding sequence ATGGCACGGCATCCGAGGACGGTCGACGCCGTCATCGCGATCGCCTTCACGCTCCTCTCGGTGAGCGCGGCCCCCGTGGTCGACAGCAGATCCCCCGCCGTCCCCGGAGTCGTGGCGCTGGCCGCGCTCAGCGTCCTGACCGGCGTCGCGCTCATGTTCCGGCGCAGCCGGCCCGTGGCCGTCCTCGCCGTCACGGGTGCCGCCGCCGCCGCGGCGGCCCTCGTGTCCGGCAGCTTCGACGGCGGGGCCGTCCCCCTCGCTCTCTACGCGCTCGCCGTGTATGGGTCGTCCCGGCGCGCGTGGATCGGGTTCGGCGGCGTGGCCGTCCTCATCGCGGTCGTCGCGCCGTCGACGGCCGGCCAGGGGCCCATGGCGCTGTCGATCGCGACCATGCTGCTGGTCAATCTCATCCTCCCGCTCATCGCGACGCTCATCGGCACGAACGTGGGCGGACGCAAGCGCTACGTCGAGGCGCTGCGCGACCTCGCGGTGCAGCTCGCCCGCGAGCGCGACCAGCAGGCGCGGCTCGCCACTGCGGCGGAGCGGACGCGGATCGCACGGGAGATCCACGACATCGTCGCCCACGGGATCACCGTCATGGTGACCCTCGCCGACGGGGCGGCCGCGAGCGCGGTCGCCCGGCCGGAGCTCGCGCGCGACGCCATGCGCGAGGTCGCCGAGACCGGCCGCACCTCCCTCTCCGAGATGCGCCGCATGCTGGGCGTGCTCGCCGAGGATCCCGACGCGGGCGATGCCGCCCCGCCGTCCCTCCGCGCGCCGCAGCCCGGGCACGCCGACCTCGCCGCGCTGGTCGACTCGTTCCGGTCCACCGGCCTCCCGGTGCGCTTCACCAGCACGGGCGCGCCGCCGGATGACCCGGGGCGCCAGCTCGCCGTCTTCCGCGTCGTGCAGGAGTCGCTGACGAACGTGCTCCGGTACGCGCCGAACGCCGACCGGGTCGAGGTGCGGGTCGACCACCGGCCCGAGGAGATCACCGTCGAGGTCACCGACGACGACCTCACGGGACCCGTCGTGCCGCCCGTCCCCGGCAGCGGTCGCGGCCTCGTGGGAGTCGCGGAGCGCATGGCGGTGTACGACGGCACGGCGACCGCCGGACGGCGCGAGACCGGCGGCTGGCGCGTGCTGGCCACCATGCCCAGCGGGCTCCACGACGTCCGGCCCGGCGACGCGTCCCGGGCCGCGGATCCGACCACCAGCCCCCGCGTCCAGGAGGACCGATGA